From Channa argus isolate prfri chromosome 18, Channa argus male v1.0, whole genome shotgun sequence, the proteins below share one genomic window:
- the il11ra gene encoding interleukin-11 receptor subunit alpha, with protein sequence MPGLLSSHVCLTVVWFLSWLLHPGCAQIWTNEVSGVQFGRLDSNVTLACGKAKIRIPVVWHLNHSSALPWHKVTLNGTLILLHPNLSAQGNYSCYDNRGNLLHSVKLRLGYPPGQLNVSCQVPNHMRVRCSWVESVKTFLPATYNASWSVKGQDGRPCVLDVARKHCDVDDLAFWQTTHTLRITETNALGSETTEKWLNLHTLLKPNPPESVSVNKIEGFPKRLNVSWRFPSSWPTHNAFPLLFHIRYRPQGSVYWSEVYSEDITTVVIYDALAGHLHQVQVRARDGINSDSQWSEWSRLLLVQPWQAYPTTDPAEDIPDFFTFSTKPETTTAIPPDNDPNVEDNMGLVILLVLFSVVILTTILSLIFVVWVKQRRHDQVTKQELKSMVKMKSMPI encoded by the exons ATGCCAGGCCTTTTGTCCAGTCATGTGTGTCTGACAGTCGTCTGGTTTTTATCTTGGTTGCTGCATCCTGGTTGTGCTCAGATTTGGACTAATGAAG tgtCAGGCGTGCAGTTCGGGCGTTTGGACTCTAATGTAACACTGGCATGTGGGAAGGCAAAAATCag GATACCTGTGGTGTGGCATCTCAACCACAGCTCAGCTTTGCCATGGCACAAAGTGACATTAAACGGAACCTTGATCCTGCTGCACCCAAATCTTTCAGCACAGGGAAACTACAGCTGCTATGACAACCGAGGAAACCTCCTCCACTCTGTCAAACTGAGGCTAGGGT ATCCCCCCGGGCAACTGAATGTTTCCTGTCAAGTGCCCAATCACATGCGTGTTCGCTGCTCCTGGGTAGAATCTGTGAAGACcttcctgccagctacgtacaACGCCTCTTGGAG TGTGAAGGGTCAAGACGGGAGGCCATGTGTCCTGGACGTTGCCCGCAAACACTGTGATGTAGATGACCTGGCCTTCTGGCAGACCACACATACTCTCAGAATCACTGAGACTAACGCCCTTGGTTCTGAGACAACAGAAAAATGGCTTAACTTACATACGCTAT TAAAACCCAACCCTCCAGAGTCAGTGTCGGTGAACAAAATAGAAGGCTTTCCTAAGAGGTTGAATGTTTCATGGAGGTTTCCCTCCTCCTGGCCAACGCACAATGCTTTCCCCCTACTGTTTCACATCAGATACAggccacagggctctgtgtacTGGTCAGAG GTTTACTCTGAGGATATCACAACAGTGGTGATATATGATGCGCTGGCTGGCCACCTCCACCAAGTGCAGGTTCGAGCCCGGGATGGGATAAACTCTGATAGCCAGTGGAGTGAATGGAGCCGCCTGCTTCTAGTCCAACCCTGGCAAG CCTACCCAACCACTGACCCAGCAGAAGATATCCCAGATTTTTTCACCTTCAGCACAAAGCCTGAAACTACCACTGCGATACCACCAG ATAATGATCCAAATGTTGAAGATAATATGGGCTTGGTGATTCTGTTGGTTTTGTTCTCCGTAGTCATCCTCACCACCATTCTCTCCCTCATCTTTGTTGTGTG GGTGAAGCAGAGGCGGCATGATCAAGTGACCAAACAGGAACTCAAATCCATGGTCAAGATGAAGTCCATGCCAATCTAA